GGCCTGTCCGGGCGTTATTTTCACGCTCCCTTTCTGAAAGTCAATCCTCGTTTTAACCTGACCAAGGTCGTCACGAGAAACGCTGCCGCCGTCCATGAATTTGACCCTGCCATCGAGATCGTCGACAGTGCCGAGGCATTATTGGCCGATGCATCCATCGATTTGGTGTTTGTCTGTACACCCAATGACCTGCATTTTCCTTACGCCAAAGCCGCGTTGGAAGCCGGCAAACACGTCGTCATTGAAAAACCGTTTACCAATACCACCGCCGAAGCCGATGCGTTGATTTCCTTGGCCAAGGAAAAAAACCTGATCGTATCGGCCTATCAAAACCGCCGGTGGGATGCGGATTTTTTAACCATTCAACAGTTGCTTCAGGACGGCTCTTTGGGAGATATCATTGAATTTGAAGGTCATTTTGACCGCTATCGCCCCGAAGTGGCGCAGGGTACCTGGAAGGAAGTGGCCGCTGCCGGCGCGGGAACACTGTACAACCTCGGCCCACACCTCATCGATCAGGCATTGGTGCTGTTTGGCACACCCCAAAAAGTGACCGCTACGATTAAAATCATTCGTCCGGGCGGAGAAACCGACGATTATTT
Above is a window of Runella slithyformis DSM 19594 DNA encoding:
- a CDS encoding oxidoreductase codes for the protein MSSILNVGLIGFGLSGRYFHAPFLKVNPRFNLTKVVTRNAAAVHEFDPAIEIVDSAEALLADASIDLVFVCTPNDLHFPYAKAALEAGKHVVIEKPFTNTTAEADALISLAKEKNLIVSAYQNRRWDADFLTIQQLLQDGSLGDIIEFEGHFDRYRPEVAQGTWKEVAAAGAGTLYNLGPHLIDQALVLFGTPQKVTATIKIIRPGGETDDYFDIRLDYADKSVILKASLVVFENGLRYVIHGTKGSFIKSGLDIQEDTLRKNILPNTEDWGQEPESQFGTLYTEAGKTIVPTLPGHYTPFYDNIYEAIAEGKELIVKPQHARNTTRVMELAIESSQLGKTMVFEG